Proteins encoded within one genomic window of Corynebacterium aurimucosum:
- a CDS encoding FxsA family protein codes for MPFLLFIAYILLETLAFWTVAEWIGVLWALLALALTMLFGMTIASWEVRRMMVSRIRQTEDGVYVMEDPTPGKTAGNVGLTMVGGILLSLPGFVSTIIGVLLIFAPTRSIIRTLLAASMFRKIEDMGVRVYEASPMAQHRDSYGSFGNFGAGAAGSAMGSRGQADQTHEVLDEDEIRTWTQHVKPEDFEDGNK; via the coding sequence ATGCCGTTTCTTCTGTTCATCGCGTACATCCTCCTCGAAACCCTGGCTTTCTGGACAGTTGCCGAGTGGATTGGTGTGCTGTGGGCGCTGCTCGCTTTGGCGCTGACCATGCTCTTCGGTATGACGATAGCCAGCTGGGAAGTTCGCCGCATGATGGTCAGCCGCATCCGCCAAACCGAAGACGGAGTCTATGTAATGGAGGATCCCACTCCAGGTAAAACAGCCGGCAACGTCGGCCTGACTATGGTGGGCGGAATCCTGCTTTCGCTGCCCGGCTTCGTCTCCACGATCATCGGGGTTCTGCTCATTTTTGCGCCAACGCGTTCCATCATCCGCACGCTTCTTGCTGCGTCGATGTTCCGGAAAATCGAAGACATGGGCGTGCGCGTTTACGAGGCCTCACCCATGGCGCAGCACCGCGACTCCTATGGATCCTTTGGAAACTTCGGTGCGGGCGCTGCCGGCAGCGCCATGGGAAGCAGGGGACAAGCGGACCAAACGCACGAAGTCCTCGATGAAGATGAAATCCGCACATGGACCCAACACGTCAAGCCCGAAGACTTTGAGGACGGAAATAAATAG
- a CDS encoding ABC transporter ATP-binding protein, which translates to MATVTFKDASLTYPGAKEPTVKKFNLEIADGEFLALVGPSGCGKSTTLRMLAGLENVTDGAIYIGDKDVTHVAPRDRDIAMVFQNYALYPHMTVRENMGFALKIAGKSQDEINKRVDEAAATLGLTEFLERKPKALSGGQRQRVAMGRAIVRNPQVFLMDEPLSNLDAKLRVQTRTQIAALQRKLGVTTVYVTHDQTEALTMGDRIAVLKDGYLQQVGAPRELYDRPANVFVAGFIGSPAMNLGTFSVKDGDATSGHARIELSPETLAAMTPEDNGRITIGFRPEALEIIPEGESTDLSIPIKLDFVEELGSDSFLYGKLVGEGDLGSSSEDVPESGQIVVRAAPNTAPAPGSIFHARIVEGGQHNFSASTGKRLP; encoded by the coding sequence ATGGCAACCGTAACGTTCAAAGATGCATCCCTGACCTACCCGGGAGCAAAGGAACCCACCGTCAAGAAATTCAACCTGGAAATCGCTGATGGCGAGTTCCTCGCCCTCGTCGGTCCTTCCGGCTGTGGTAAATCCACCACACTGCGCATGCTGGCCGGTTTGGAAAACGTTACTGACGGTGCCATTTACATCGGAGACAAGGACGTCACCCACGTTGCACCGCGTGACCGTGACATCGCCATGGTTTTCCAGAACTATGCTCTCTACCCACACATGACCGTGCGCGAGAACATGGGCTTCGCACTGAAGATCGCCGGCAAGTCCCAAGACGAGATCAATAAGCGCGTCGACGAAGCAGCCGCTACCTTGGGCCTGACCGAATTCTTGGAGCGCAAGCCGAAGGCCCTGTCCGGTGGTCAGCGCCAGCGTGTGGCCATGGGCCGCGCCATTGTTCGTAACCCGCAGGTCTTCCTCATGGATGAGCCGCTGTCTAACCTCGATGCCAAGCTGCGTGTTCAGACGCGTACGCAGATTGCAGCCCTGCAGCGCAAGCTTGGAGTTACCACCGTCTACGTCACCCACGACCAGACGGAGGCCTTGACCATGGGTGACCGTATCGCGGTGCTGAAGGATGGCTACCTGCAGCAGGTTGGCGCGCCCCGCGAGCTTTATGACCGCCCCGCCAACGTCTTCGTCGCGGGCTTCATCGGCTCCCCAGCCATGAACTTGGGCACCTTCTCAGTCAAGGATGGTGACGCCACCTCTGGCCACGCTCGCATCGAGCTTTCCCCGGAAACCCTTGCCGCGATGACGCCCGAGGATAATGGCCGCATCACCATCGGTTTCCGCCCGGAGGCACTGGAGATCATTCCGGAGGGCGAGTCCACAGATCTTTCCATCCCGATCAAGCTCGACTTCGTGGAGGAACTTGGTTCTGATTCCTTCCTCTACGGCAAGTTGGTGGGCGAGGGCGACCTTGGATCCTCAAGCGAGGACGTCCCCGAGTCCGGCCAAATCGTCGTCCGCGCTGCGCCGAACACCGCGCCGGCTCCGGGCAGCATTTTCCACGCGCGCATCGTGGAGGGTGGCCAGCACAACTTCTCGGCGTCGACCGGCAAGCGCCTTCCTTAA
- a CDS encoding cobalamin biosynthesis protein, which yields MSLPESKHPESDTLRFHPAGGVVTPEQWLALGQAARECGDGHVYLEEHSVISLRGIRDEQVLGDVPLPTTDAHVLASPLSLHARRVAQRVADVLAEAEGASAALDQDAVFGIDGGAGDLISHGVAAGLQLSGASTGEDEDASSARLIREGAVTGPVLELDDAISQLVDYVLELSAQRPEAIDGFPSPTRAAFAAPTLPIGWLTEHTEPGRVDLGAGLQDGVLPGEYAGLIAQLDASISVTPWRGLVIHDLPEGDADVVLRVLAPRGFIFDANSPALGHH from the coding sequence ATGTCCCTCCCCGAGTCGAAGCATCCCGAATCCGATACCTTGCGCTTCCATCCCGCCGGCGGTGTTGTCACCCCCGAGCAGTGGCTTGCCCTAGGCCAGGCCGCCAGGGAATGTGGCGATGGCCATGTGTACCTTGAGGAGCACAGCGTCATCAGCCTGCGCGGCATCCGCGATGAGCAGGTGCTTGGCGACGTCCCCCTGCCCACCACCGACGCCCACGTGCTGGCCTCTCCCCTCTCCCTTCATGCACGCCGTGTGGCGCAGCGCGTTGCTGATGTCCTGGCCGAAGCTGAAGGAGCCTCCGCCGCTCTCGACCAGGATGCAGTCTTTGGTATCGATGGTGGCGCGGGCGATCTCATCTCACACGGTGTGGCGGCTGGGCTCCAACTATCCGGTGCTAGCACTGGAGAAGACGAGGACGCCAGCTCCGCGCGCCTCATCCGAGAGGGGGCGGTTACCGGTCCGGTCCTAGAACTAGACGATGCGATTTCTCAGCTCGTCGACTACGTGCTCGAGCTATCTGCTCAGCGCCCTGAAGCCATCGATGGCTTCCCCTCACCGACGCGTGCTGCCTTTGCCGCGCCGACCTTGCCCATCGGCTGGCTGACCGAACACACTGAGCCCGGCCGCGTCGATCTGGGTGCGGGCCTGCAGGATGGCGTGCTGCCTGGGGAGTACGCAGGACTCATCGCCCAGCTGGACGCGTCGATTTCAGTAACGCCGTGGCGGGGTTTGGTCATCCACGATTTGCCCGAAGGCGATGCTGACGTCGTCTTGCGAGTCCTTGCCCCGCGCGGCTTCATCTTTGACGCTAACTCTCCCGCCCTCGGGCATCACTAG
- the lnt gene encoding apolipoprotein N-acyltransferase: protein MLAVCARLVLAALSGAVTYLSVEPRGWWAAGIIGVAMLVAALSPWRKPLHLGWAALIAVVHSAVLYLFTLPWIGELVGNMPYIALAIFLSLYSILLGVGGAALLRLNYGFALFPFFYVAVEMLRSSVPFGGFAWVRLAWGQIEGPLANLAPWGGPALISFAVVCVAAGVVGLTRAPRLACALLAVPLLAGLIAAQGVNRPNHTTGTVTVAAVQGNVPRLGLDFAAQRRAVLDNHVRVTEQAAQDGAEPDIVIWPENSSDINPFANEDARALIDGAAHDIDAPILVGTLTRDEVGARNTMQVFNPDGSVGQHHYKKYLQPFGETMPMRDFFRKITDLVDLAGDMKPGDGSGVVTMAGTAVGVATCYEVSFDQAFRTAIDNGAQILTTPTNNATFSDSDMTYQQLAMSRLRAIEADRAVVVAATSGVSAIVHPDGSVSQDSGIFEPAYLEEELPLREGRTFAVRYGSLLQWLMTIIGTVCALFAIYSTRLSGRRSAS from the coding sequence GTGCTCGCTGTGTGTGCCCGGCTTGTCCTCGCAGCTCTTTCGGGCGCGGTCACGTATCTGTCGGTGGAGCCGCGCGGCTGGTGGGCTGCGGGAATCATTGGGGTGGCCATGTTGGTGGCTGCGTTATCTCCTTGGCGAAAGCCCCTGCATTTAGGGTGGGCGGCGCTCATCGCTGTGGTCCATAGCGCTGTCTTGTATCTATTCACCCTGCCGTGGATTGGTGAGCTCGTGGGCAACATGCCCTATATTGCGCTCGCTATCTTCCTGTCCTTGTACAGCATCCTCCTCGGCGTCGGCGGGGCAGCGTTGCTGCGCCTGAATTATGGCTTCGCACTTTTTCCCTTCTTTTATGTGGCGGTGGAAATGCTGCGCTCCTCCGTGCCCTTTGGGGGGTTTGCCTGGGTACGTCTGGCGTGGGGACAGATTGAAGGGCCGCTTGCCAACCTTGCCCCATGGGGTGGGCCTGCGCTCATTAGCTTTGCGGTCGTCTGCGTCGCCGCGGGTGTGGTGGGCCTTACGCGCGCACCACGGTTGGCCTGTGCCTTGCTGGCGGTGCCGCTTCTTGCAGGGCTCATCGCAGCGCAAGGCGTGAATCGACCGAACCACACCACAGGCACGGTCACGGTAGCCGCCGTCCAGGGAAACGTCCCGCGGCTGGGCCTTGACTTTGCAGCGCAACGCCGCGCAGTGTTGGATAACCACGTCCGCGTCACTGAGCAGGCAGCCCAGGATGGCGCTGAGCCAGACATCGTCATTTGGCCTGAGAACTCCTCCGACATCAATCCTTTTGCCAACGAGGACGCACGGGCGCTTATCGACGGCGCCGCCCACGACATCGACGCCCCCATCTTGGTCGGAACTCTCACCCGAGATGAGGTCGGCGCGCGCAATACTATGCAGGTATTCAACCCGGATGGCTCGGTGGGGCAACACCACTACAAGAAGTACTTGCAGCCCTTTGGTGAGACGATGCCGATGCGCGATTTCTTTAGGAAGATCACTGATCTGGTAGACCTAGCGGGCGATATGAAGCCCGGTGACGGGTCAGGCGTGGTGACCATGGCCGGGACTGCAGTGGGCGTTGCTACGTGCTATGAGGTCAGCTTTGACCAGGCGTTCCGAACGGCAATCGATAACGGCGCACAGATTCTCACGACGCCGACAAATAACGCCACGTTCAGTGATTCTGACATGACCTACCAGCAGCTGGCCATGAGCCGCCTGCGCGCGATAGAAGCGGACCGAGCCGTGGTTGTGGCCGCCACATCTGGAGTCTCAGCCATCGTGCACCCCGATGGTTCAGTGAGCCAAGACAGCGGTATCTTTGAACCGGCTTATCTCGAAGAGGAACTTCCGCTGCGAGAAGGGCGTACATTTGCGGTGCGTTATGGTTCGCTCCTGCAGTGGCTCATGACTATTATTGGAACGGTCTGCGCGCTGTTTGCGATCTATTCCACCCGCTTGTCCGGAAGACGCAGCGCGTCTTAA
- a CDS encoding polyprenol monophosphomannose synthase — protein sequence MSSTHESTLVIIPTYNEIENLPLITGRVRKATPEVHILIVDDNSPDGTGEAADKLAAEDSHLHVLHREGKGGLLGAYIAGFEWGLEKDYQVLCEMDADGSHAPEQLHLLLEEIEKGADLVIGSRYVPGGETVNWPANRELLSRLGNKYISVALGAGINDMTAGYRAFRRELLEHLDFEELSNAGYIFQVDVAFRAIKDGFDVREVPITFTERELGESKLDGSFVKDSLLEVTKWGVAHRSEQISDFTSEVSKIGSRTVKDLELGPKVNTAKNAVADFVSEVSNLVKGTLKR from the coding sequence GTGAGCTCGACCCACGAATCTACTCTGGTCATCATCCCCACCTACAACGAGATTGAGAACCTGCCGCTGATCACCGGCCGCGTGCGCAAGGCCACTCCCGAGGTTCACATCCTGATCGTGGACGATAATTCCCCGGATGGCACCGGAGAAGCCGCAGACAAGCTGGCCGCTGAGGATTCTCACCTGCACGTTCTACACCGTGAAGGCAAGGGCGGCCTTCTTGGCGCTTATATCGCCGGCTTCGAGTGGGGACTGGAGAAGGATTACCAGGTTCTGTGCGAAATGGACGCCGACGGCTCCCACGCGCCGGAGCAGCTCCACCTCTTGCTTGAGGAAATCGAGAAGGGCGCAGATCTGGTCATTGGCTCTCGCTACGTACCGGGCGGAGAGACAGTGAACTGGCCTGCCAACCGCGAGCTGCTTTCCCGCTTGGGCAACAAGTACATTTCGGTTGCCCTGGGTGCCGGAATCAATGACATGACTGCTGGCTACCGTGCTTTCCGGCGCGAGCTGCTTGAACACCTCGACTTTGAAGAGCTCTCCAACGCCGGATACATCTTCCAGGTGGACGTTGCCTTCCGCGCCATCAAGGATGGCTTCGATGTCCGCGAGGTTCCGATCACCTTTACCGAGCGCGAGCTTGGCGAATCCAAGCTGGACGGCTCCTTTGTCAAGGATTCCCTGCTCGAAGTAACCAAGTGGGGCGTGGCTCACCGCTCCGAGCAGATCAGCGATTTCACCTCGGAGGTTTCGAAGATCGGCTCCCGCACGGTCAAGGACCTGGAGCTTGGCCCGAAGGTCAACACGGCAAAGAATGCCGTGGCCGACTTTGTTTCCGAAGTCTCCAACCTGGTGAAAGGCACCCTCAAGCGTTAA
- a CDS encoding M24 family metallopeptidase, translating to MTDYASRLSRSRTIAAAKGIDILLVGTGAEFAYLTGSWVSSHERLTCLVIRPDAEPVIVAPNTDIESLQGVAAHLVGWSDGKDPYALALEGVRPNTVALGSSLTADHVLRFQSAIRSQLDPSSPDVAHVEYLLATEALAELFSRKDPDEVAELRAAAAAIDAVHAEVPRLLEPGRTEAEVASDLRELILREHREVDFIIVGSGPNGANPHYDYGDRELGAGDPVVVDIGGTLPSGYHSDCTRTYVVGAAPSAAPADFQEAYAVLEKAQAAGRAAARPGTTAQEIDRATRSVVEAAGWGEYFTHRTGHGIGLSTHEEPFIMEGNELELSQSMAFSIEPGIYVPGKWGMRLEDIVVTTESGCESLNQAPRGLR from the coding sequence CACCGGTTCGTGGGTTTCCTCCCACGAGCGCCTGACCTGCTTGGTTATCCGCCCCGATGCCGAACCGGTAATCGTCGCCCCCAACACCGACATTGAGTCGCTTCAGGGCGTTGCAGCCCACCTAGTGGGATGGAGCGATGGGAAGGATCCCTATGCGCTGGCTTTGGAAGGCGTGCGCCCCAATACCGTTGCCTTGGGCTCCTCGCTGACCGCCGATCACGTATTGCGTTTCCAGTCCGCAATTCGAAGCCAGCTAGATCCGTCCTCGCCGGATGTAGCGCACGTGGAATACCTTCTAGCTACTGAGGCACTGGCTGAGCTCTTTAGTCGCAAAGACCCAGACGAGGTGGCGGAGCTACGCGCTGCCGCGGCGGCTATCGATGCCGTGCACGCCGAGGTCCCGCGTCTCTTAGAACCGGGACGCACTGAGGCCGAGGTAGCGTCTGATTTGCGGGAACTCATTTTGCGCGAGCACCGAGAGGTGGACTTCATCATTGTTGGTTCCGGCCCAAACGGGGCGAACCCGCACTACGACTATGGGGACAGAGAACTTGGCGCGGGCGATCCCGTGGTGGTGGATATCGGAGGGACGCTGCCGTCCGGTTATCACTCTGACTGCACCCGCACCTATGTGGTGGGGGCAGCCCCCTCTGCGGCACCCGCCGATTTCCAGGAGGCCTACGCGGTGTTGGAAAAGGCCCAGGCTGCCGGACGAGCTGCCGCACGCCCGGGCACAACCGCTCAGGAGATAGACCGTGCCACGCGCAGTGTGGTTGAAGCAGCCGGTTGGGGTGAATATTTCACGCACCGCACTGGGCACGGCATTGGCTTGTCCACGCACGAGGAGCCCTTCATCATGGAGGGAAATGAGCTGGAGCTTTCCCAGTCCATGGCCTTTTCTATTGAGCCGGGTATCTACGTGCCGGGTAAGTGGGGCATGCGTCTGGAAGACATCGTGGTGACCACTGAATCCGGGTGTGAGTCCCTGAACCAGGCACCGCGGGGGTTACGCTAA
- a CDS encoding SDR family oxidoreductase: MRRTGALLILGGRSDIGGELARRLCAGRPVVLAARGEHGMEELTTELLRRGAVSVHTLSFDAADVSSHRAVIEQASALAGEGITTAVVAFGILGDQERAEHDEAHAFDIALVDYAAQVSMLTVLADVMTTGHIVAFSSIAGWRARRANYVYGSTKAGLDAFCQGLADRLQGSDLALITARPGFVIGSMTEGMKPAPLSVTPDVVAHAVVKAIESSSGTGSPSDSRPVSRTLWIPRRLQVLAWIMKLVPRPIWRHMPR; this comes from the coding sequence ATGAGACGCACTGGTGCGCTGTTGATTCTTGGCGGGCGCAGCGATATCGGCGGCGAGCTTGCGCGTCGGCTGTGCGCAGGCCGCCCAGTGGTACTTGCCGCACGGGGTGAGCACGGTATGGAGGAACTCACCACAGAGCTTCTCCGCAGAGGGGCGGTTTCCGTGCACACGCTATCTTTCGACGCTGCGGATGTCTCCTCCCACCGCGCGGTCATCGAACAAGCCTCAGCACTCGCGGGTGAGGGCATCACAACAGCAGTCGTCGCCTTCGGAATCCTGGGTGATCAGGAACGCGCCGAGCACGACGAGGCCCACGCCTTCGACATAGCACTGGTGGACTATGCAGCACAGGTATCCATGCTCACCGTGCTCGCTGATGTCATGACCACGGGCCACATCGTGGCCTTTTCCTCCATTGCCGGCTGGCGTGCGCGCAGAGCCAACTATGTCTATGGCTCGACTAAGGCAGGCCTGGATGCTTTCTGCCAGGGTTTGGCGGATCGGCTGCAGGGCAGCGACCTAGCCCTGATCACCGCGCGCCCCGGGTTCGTCATCGGATCCATGACTGAGGGGATGAAACCCGCGCCCTTGTCGGTGACCCCAGACGTCGTGGCACATGCTGTGGTGAAGGCCATCGAGTCCTCGTCGGGTACCGGGTCCCCGTCGGATTCACGGCCGGTCTCCCGCACGCTATGGATCCCTCGGAGGCTTCAGGTGTTGGCTTGGATCATGAAGCTGGTCCCACGGCCAATCTGGCGGCACATGCCGCGCTAG